The genomic stretch AGGGAAAATACTCTGGAAACGAAGCATCCAGGGCAAGCGGGCTGCAGCCATGCATCAGAAAAACTCGCTGGCGTCCGGCACCGCTGCTACCGATGGCGAACGTGTTTTCTTCTGCCATTGGGATGGTCAGACAGTTCAGCTTGCTGCCTACTCCTGTGCCCAGGGTGAACCACTCTGGACGTTTCCACTCGGTAAACATGTCAGCCAGCATGGTGCAGGGTACTCTCCCATCCTGGTAGAAGGCAAAGTGATTGTGGCCTACGATGCAGATAACCACGCTGAGGTATTCTGTATCGAAGCAGCTACCGGGAAAAAACTCTGGTCGCAATCACGCAAAAACTATCGAGCCTGTTATGGAACCCCGCTGATCCGTTCCCGCAAACCCCACGATGAAGTGATCGTCGCCAGCACGGCGGGTATCACTGGCTATGCATTGGAGTCTGGTCTGAAGTTATGGGACATGGAATGGCCTTTCGCCAGCAAACCACTCCGTAGCGTCAGTTCGCCTGTGCTTTGTGACAACGACATTCTGCTGGCTGCCTGTGGCGATGGTGGAGGCGACCGTGACACTATTGCACTGCAACTTCCGACGGGCGATACCTCACAGGAACGACAGCCAAAACTGGTCTGGCAACTCCACCGCGATATCCCCTATGTCACCTGCCTGCTCGAACATCAGCAGAACATCTTTTACGTTGCGGATAAAGGTGTAGCAGGCTGTCTCGATCTCAAGACTGGCAAGGAACGATGGGCCCAGCGCCTGTCAGGCAATTTCACTTCGTCTCCGTTGCTGGTTGATAAGCACATCTTCGCAGTCAATGAGAATGGAGAACTGTTCATCTTCGAAGCCAACGCAGAAAAATATCACTTGCGCGGGCGACTGAAATTGAATGAAGATGTCCTGGCGACACCAGCACTGGCTTCGGGAAACCTCTTGATCCGAGGGAAGCAACATCTGTTTTGTCTCGGAGTGGCGAAGTGAAACAGACAGTGATCACAGCACTGTTCATGGTTCTATTGTCTTGCAGCATCGCAGCACAAGATTCAGTAACCCAGCCTGCCTACGATCAGATGGTGCTCAATGAAGGTGCCAGGCTGCAGGGCATTATCACCGAAGAAACAGCACAGCAAGTCAGGTTTCAATTCATTGTTCGCCGGCCTGGCGTACGAACCATGGTCTTTGAAGCACTTTACGAAAGACAGGACATCAGCAGCATCACCCGTGCTTCGGAACCGGGGCGAAGCGCTGCTCGAAAATATGTCGAAAAGCTTCTCAACAGCAACAAGCGGGAAGAGGAGAAAATTCAAGCCATTGCCTTGAGCCGCACCAAATGGCTCGAAGACGAGCAGGAAGCCTGGCACTACCAGGGACCTTACTTTGAACTGCTTTCCAATGCACGGGAAAACCTGGTTCGGCTGGTGTGCGTCAGGCTCGAAGCGATTTTTGCTGCTTACGTGAACACCATGGGCAAACGCCTTACCCCCGATAAACCAGTGCGTGTCGTGTTGTTCCACACGATGGCTGAGTTTCGTTCCTGGCAACAGAAACAGAGCTTGAGCATCCTGAACCCCGCTGTTTATGATGCACGCACCGCAACCATCTACGCAGGCACTGAACTCGATCAATATGCCAGCCAACTGCAGGAGTTGAATGAAAGGCACCGCAAGCAACTGAAAGAACTGCAGGAACTCAGGAAGAACATTGACAAACACTTCGGCGGCAAACCAACCGCTACCCTTGCCCGACAGATGCAGCAACTACAACAGCAACTCATCGCATTGAACAGCGATAACGATGTGATCTTTGCCAGGCTGCAAGCTGCGTTTTTTGCAACGCTCTATCACGAGGCTTTTCATGCCTACCTCGACCGCTGGGTCTATCCTGCAGATAAATATCAGGTGCCACGCTGGCTCAACGAAGGCCTGGCCCAACTCTTTGAAAACGCGTTCATCGAAATTGATGAACTGCGGCTCGGACGACTGGATGAGGAGAGACTCAAGCAGATTCAGGATGCAGTCAGGCAAAACCGCTTCATGCCATTACGCGAATTGCTATTGGCCCCGCCACAACTGTTCTTTGTCAAACACACGCAGGAAAACTTCGAATCGAGCAGACAGTATGATGCCAGTTGGGCTTTAGCCCATTTTCTTACTTTCGATCTCAAACTGATGTCGACACCCGCGATGGAAGAATACGTAAGACCAGCTCCGGCAGGGCAGGAAATCAAACGCTTTGAGAAGCTGGTGAATATGCCACTGGAGAAATGTGAAACGCAGTGGAAACAATACCTGCTACGATTGCGGCCTGACGGTAGCCTCCGCCCCTGATACACCGGGAACTACTGGTGAGCTTTCACTCGCAGTCGTGATTGGCTCAACCACCACCTGGCCTGCCTGCCCAGCCTCTTCCATCTTTTCATGCTCGACAGCTTCTTCTGCTTCCTCTTCTTTTTCCCGTTTCCGCATCCATCTCAGGTACATGATGATGGCTACCAGAAGCAGACCCACCAGGGCAATCAGCAGCAGCACATTCTGAGCCTGATGGATATTGGCGATGATCGCATTGATCCAGTCTGCCGCGAAATACCCACCAAAGAAGAAGAACGTTACCAGGGGTACCGAAGAGATGGCATCAGCGATGCAGAACCGTTCAATCGGGTATTGAATCACACCAGCAGTGATGAAGACCGCTGACCGCCAGCCGGGTATCAGGCGGGCCGTCAACATGAACCAGATGCCTCGTTCCTGGAACTTATGTGCAAAGTTCTGCACACG from Planctomycetia bacterium encodes the following:
- a CDS encoding PQQ-binding-like beta-propeller repeat protein yields the protein MTLLECNVSAIPAGSSGVPDNPATVFQQCTILSSWPLTCIPTDEVTDSWTRFRGPNGSGHGSGLKLPTDINEQFIRWKVPLPGVGHGSPVVHKGRIYLQASENQGTERLIFCLDASSGKILWKRSIQGKRAAAMHQKNSLASGTAATDGERVFFCHWDGQTVQLAAYSCAQGEPLWTFPLGKHVSQHGAGYSPILVEGKVIVAYDADNHAEVFCIEAATGKKLWSQSRKNYRACYGTPLIRSRKPHDEVIVASTAGITGYALESGLKLWDMEWPFASKPLRSVSSPVLCDNDILLAACGDGGGDRDTIALQLPTGDTSQERQPKLVWQLHRDIPYVTCLLEHQQNIFYVADKGVAGCLDLKTGKERWAQRLSGNFTSSPLLVDKHIFAVNENGELFIFEANAEKYHLRGRLKLNEDVLATPALASGNLLIRGKQHLFCLGVAK
- a CDS encoding DUF1570 domain-containing protein, translating into MKQTVITALFMVLLSCSIAAQDSVTQPAYDQMVLNEGARLQGIITEETAQQVRFQFIVRRPGVRTMVFEALYERQDISSITRASEPGRSAARKYVEKLLNSNKREEEKIQAIALSRTKWLEDEQEAWHYQGPYFELLSNARENLVRLVCVRLEAIFAAYVNTMGKRLTPDKPVRVVLFHTMAEFRSWQQKQSLSILNPAVYDARTATIYAGTELDQYASQLQELNERHRKQLKELQELRKNIDKHFGGKPTATLARQMQQLQQQLIALNSDNDVIFARLQAAFFATLYHEAFHAYLDRWVYPADKYQVPRWLNEGLAQLFENAFIEIDELRLGRLDEERLKQIQDAVRQNRFMPLRELLLAPPQLFFVKHTQENFESSRQYDASWALAHFLTFDLKLMSTPAMEEYVRPAPAGQEIKRFEKLVNMPLEKCETQWKQYLLRLRPDGSLRP
- a CDS encoding VTT domain-containing protein codes for the protein MNLAALYVYSIIVGWIFVTGVGLIPFIPEEVAVAGLGAWIHNNPDAILLISWLFCIGAVLGTDLFLYMIGRLGGPRLMNKPYVQKFLKPERVQNFAHKFQERGIWFMLTARLIPGWRSAVFITAGVIQYPIERFCIADAISSVPLVTFFFFGGYFAADWINAIIANIHQAQNVLLLIALVGLLLVAIIMYLRWMRKREKEEEAEEAVEHEKMEEAGQAGQVVVEPITTASESSPVVPGVSGAEATVRPQS